GTGCTCTGGCTTTTGATGGACAAGTAAGAGCTTATGCCGTGCAATCAACGGATACCGTAGAGGAAGCTAGGCGCAGACAGGATACATGGGCGACGACTTCTGCTGCCTTAGGCCGAACCCTTACCATTAGTTCCATGATGGGAGCTATGCTTAAAGGGGAGGATAAAATCACGGTAAAAGTAGAAGGTGATGGCCCAGCCGGGGCTATTATAGCTGACACGAATGCAAGAGGCGAAGTACGTGGCTATATTATTAATCCTCACGTAGATTTTGATTTAAACCAAAATGGAAAGCTGGATGTAGCTCGTGCTGTTGGCACAAATGGTACGTTAAGTGTCGTTAAGGATCTTGGTATGAAAGATCACTTTACCGGTCAGGTGCCGCTCGTTTCTGGTGAAATAAGTGAAGACTTCACCTATTATTTCGCCAATTCTGAACAAGTTCCATCTGCGGTCGGTGCCGGAGTTCTGGTGGATACGGATTATTCCATTCTTGCTTCGGGTGGATTTGTTATTCAAATGATGCCCGGAGCGGACGATGCTACTACCAGTGAAATAGAAAGGCGCTTGTCAGAGATGCCAGCCATTTCAAGTCTAGTTCAAGAGGGAAAAAGTCCAGAAGAAATTTTACAAACGGTGCTCGGAGAAGATAAGCTGCAAATTTTGGATACGATGCCTGTGCAGTTCAAATGTCACTGTTCACGGGAGCGTGTAGAAGTGGCGATAGCAAGCCTTGGAGATGAAGAAATTCAACGCATGATTGAAGAAGATCAAGGGGCAGAGGCTAAGTGTCATTTTTGTAATGAGGATTATCAATTTGATGTTAATCAATTGAAAGACCTGCAATCTCAGGAAACAGAATAATCGTTTGCCTCATAGAGTAACTATAGTTAGACAGGGCGGAACAATTCTTGTGCATAATTAAAACAGGAAGCTTGTTTCGCCCTTTTTTTAAAGGGAACGTTACTAATAAATGATTGAAATGTTTGACAATATGCTCATCCTTCAGTACATTAGAGTTAAATCCTATCAAAATACTTGGTTTTAGGGGTGGAAAAAATGAGAATTGTTAATAACGTTAGTGAACTTATCGGTCAGACGCCGATGGTAAAACTGAATGGGTCTGCAGAGGAAGATAGCGCGGACATTTATTTGAAACTGGAATACATGAATCCAGGCAGCTCTGTAAAGGATCGTATCGCATTAGCGATGATTGAAGAAGGAGAAAAGTCAGGAGATCTAAAAGAAGGCGACACCATTATTGAACCGACCAGCGGAAACACAGGTATTGGGCTTGCTATGGTTGCCGCTGCTAAAGGCTACAAATCCATTCTTGTGATGCCGGATACGATGAGTCAGGAACGCCGCAATCTACTGCGTGCTTATGGTGCGGATCTTGTTTTGACTCCGGGAAGTGAAGGTATGAAAGGGGCTATTAAGAAAGCAGCTGAACTTCAAAAACAGCATAACTATTTCATGCCTCAGCAATTTAATAACGAAGCCAATCCAAGAATCCATGAAAAAACAACGGGACCTGAAATTGTGGAACAGATGGGTGATCAATTAGATGCGTTTGTTTCTGGAATTGGCACTGGCGGAACGATTACGGGTGCAGGAAAAGTGTTGAAAGCACACTATCCTGATATTCAAATTCATGCCATAGAACCAGAAGGGTCGCCTGTATTGTCGGGAGGAGACCCAGGTCCCCATAAAATCCAGGGGATCGGAGCCGGTTTTGTACCGGGCATCCTGAATACAGAAATTTACGATGAAGTTCATCAAGTTAACACGGAGGATTCTTTTACAGCTGCGCGCGAAGCTGCTCGTAAGGATGGTATTCTAGGCGGGATCTCTTCCGGATCAGCGATTCATGTGGCTAAACAGGTAGCTAAGAAACTTGGTAAAGGGAAAAAAGTCGTAGCAGTGATTCCAAGTAATGGGGAACGTTATCTCTCTACACCGCTTTACCAATTTGAAGAAGACGAATCTTAAACTTTTAGAAATACGCTCTTTTACAGGGCGTATTTTTTTATGGGAATAACAAATACGTACGGTAAGTGATAGAAATAAAAAAATGTTGTAAGATAGGGAAAGAAGCTTTTAGAGAAAGAGGTACCGGCTATGGGATATAAGCTAAAAATGCAGAATTATTCATATGATTTATCCGAACGAACAATAGTTATGGGCATCTTAAATGTTACCCCGGATTCTTTTTCAGACGGAGGCAGGTTTAATACGGTGGAAGGAGCCGTACGGCGTGCGACTGCTATGGAAAAGGATGGAGCACATATTATTGATATAGGCGGGGAATCCACGCGTCCCGGACATGAACCGGTCAGCGAAAAAGAAGAGATTGAGCGGGTTGTTCCGATCATCCAGGCTATTCACAATGAAGTGGATCTCCCGATATCGATTGATACGTATAAAGCAGAAGTTGCCAGAAAGGCGATTGAAGCAGGAGCCTCCATTATTAATGATGTGTGGGGCGCTAAAAAAGAACCGGCCATTGCGGAGGTCGCGGCTGACTATAATGTACCGATAATTTTAATGCATAATCGCAACGATAGGAACTACACATCTTTAATTGACGACATGAAGGCTGACTTAGAGGAAAGTATTAAAATAGCGAAGCAAGCCGGAGTTAAAGAGGGAAACATTGTGCTGGATCCAGGGATTGGATTTGCCAAAGCAAAAGAAGAAAACTTAGCGGTGATGCGTAATCTTCACCAGTTTGAATCGATGGGATATCCTCTATTGCTAGGCAGTTCACGGAAATCATTTATAGGAACCATCCTGGATTTACCTAAAGATGAACGCATGGAAGGTACAGGAGCTACGATTTGTTACGGAATTGCCCAGGGAGTTCATATTGTCCGAGTCCACGACGTGAAATCTATAGCTCGAATGACAAAAATGATGGATGCTATGATGGGAAAGGAAGGTTATAATGGATAAAATATATGTAAATCAAATGGAATTCTGGGGTTATCATGGTCTTTTTCCCGAAGAAAACAAACTGGGGCAGCGCTTTTATGTAGATGCTGAACTTGAACTAGATTTAAAGCCTGCTGCTGAGACGGATGACATGACGAAATCCGTGGATTATGGCGCGATTTATGAAACCTGTAAAAAAGTAGTCGAAGGAGAAGCACACAAATTAGTGGAAACAGTCGCAGAAAAACTTTCGGCTGAGTTGTTTAATCAGTTCAGTCCCGTTCAAGGATGCCGTCTTAAAGTTTATAAACCTGATCCTCCTATCCCTGGACACTATCAGTCGGTAGCTATTGAAATTTACCGGAGCCGTACCGAATGAATACCGCGTATATCGCACTTGGCTCCAACATTTCTAAGAGAGAAGAATTTTTGGAAAATGCAGTGGCCAGCATAGATGATCACCCGGAGATTACGGTGGTTTTAAAATCAGCAGTATATGAAACAGCGCCAGTAGGTTATACCGAGCAGAATGATTTTTTAAATATGGTTATACAAATTGAAACCTCTCTGCCTCCTTTACAATTACTTGATCATTGCCAGGCCATTGAAAAGGAATTAGGACGAAAACGAGTGGTAAAGTGGGGCCCGCGTACAATAGATCTTGACATTTTGCTATATAATCAAGAAAATATGAGAGCAGAGCGCCTGATTCTTCCTCACCCACATATGCAGGACAGAGCTTTTGTTATGGTGCCATTAGCAGAAGTGAATCCAAAAGTAACGATACCGTTGATAACTAAACAAGCGGACGAGATTCTGGAAGATTTGCCTGCAGAAGATGTTCAGAGCATGAGGATATGGGGAAGGATATAATGGTTAATAATGAATGACCGTTCTTCCAATGAGGAATTGATGTATATATGCTTCATATGGATTGTATTATTCGATTGAAAAATGAAAAAGTGGCTATAATGAAGATACGCAAACATCCTTCTTAGTATTTTAGAGGCGTAAAAAGGATAGTGAATCAGGAGAACGCACGAAAGTATCGTCGGCGTTGACACAATTCGACGTCTTTTCTATACTAAATCATAGTTAGAATACTGCCAGTCCGAAGCTGGCAGTTTTTATTATTGAAGCGGCTTACTTTTACAATAGATAAGGGAATGGAGTGATTAGAATGTCGGAAGAACTCAATGAACAAATGCGGGTGCGCAGAGATAAACTGAATACTTACCGGGAACAGGGGCTCGATCCATTTGGCGACAAGTTCGAACGTACTCATCTGGCGGAAGATCTCATCGAGAAATACGACCAGTATAATAAAGAGGAGCTTGAAGAAAAACAATTTCCTGCAACCATTGCTGGTCGAATTATGACTAAGCGTGGAAAAGGAAAAGCGGGATTCACCCATATTCAGGACGTAAGTGGACAAATTCAGCTTTACATTCGTAAAGATCGAATCGGAGAGGAAGCTTACGAAGTTTTTAACACAGCTGACCTTGGTGACATCATAGGGGTAACCGGAGTTATGTTTAAGACAAAAGTAGGGGAACTTTCCGTTAAAGCGGACGAGTTTCACTTGCTTACCAAAGCTCTTCGTCCTCTTCCGGAAAAGTTTCACGGTTTGCAGGACGTAGAACAAAGATATCGTCAGCGCTACTTAGATTTAATTACTAACCCTGGAAGCCGTGACACGTTTATCACCCGGAGTAAGATTATACAATCCATGCGCCGGTACCTGGATGGTCTGGGCTTCTTAGAAGTAGAAACTCCATTAATGCACGGGATCCCAGGCGGAGCATCCGCACGTCCATTTGTTACTCACCACAATGCGCTGGACATGCAGCTTTATATGAGGATTGCCATTGAACTCCATCTGAAACGTTTGATCGTGGGCGGTATGGAAAAAGTATATGAAATAGGACGCGTTTTCCGTAACGAAGGAGTCTCTACACGACATAATCCAGAGTTCACGATGCTTGAACTGTATGAAGCATATGCTGACTACCATGATGTCATGAGTCTGACGGAAAACATGGTGGCCCACATTGCAAAAGAGGTCCTTGGTTCTGCGAAAGTTACGTATAACGAGCAGGAAATTAATTTAGAACCAGAGTGGACACGCTTGCATATGGTCGATGCCATTAAAGAATATACAGGCGTTGATTTCTTTGAGGATATGAGTGATGACCAGGCGAAAGAATTAGCTAAGGAGCATAATGTCGAAATTCAGGACTCCATGACTTTTGGTCATATCGTTAACGAATTTTTCGAGCAATATGTTGAAGATAAACTGATTCAGCCTACATTTATCTACGGGCATCCTATTGAAATCTCACCACTTGCCAAGAAGAATCCGGAAGACCCGAGGTTTACAGATCGTTTCGAATTGTTCATCGTAGGGCGGGAGCATGCCAATGCATTCTCCGAGCTTAATGATCCAATTGATCAAAGAGAGCGGTTCGAAGCTCAACTGAAAGAGCGGGAAGAAGGAAATGATGAAGCTCACATGATGGATGAAGATTTCTTAGAGTCATTAGAATACGGACTCCCGCCAACAGGCGGTTTAGGAATCGGAATTGATCGTCTGGTTATGCTTTTAACAGATTCTCCTTCCATTAGAGATGTACTGCTTTTCCCTCAGATGAGAAATCGAGAATCTTAAAAAGGAATAAATGACTTTATAACCCCCCGGCTGACAGGCTCCGGGGGGTTTATTTGATTCAATGGAAAGATGATTAGAAAAAAATATGCAAAAAGGTGTTGCCAACATTATTTCAGCGTGGTATATTATTACTTGTCGCATTAAGACAGAGCGGCAAGCCGGCAACGGCAAGCAAAAAAATCATTTAAAAAAGTTGTTGACTTAAACGAGTCACAATGATATGATTATTAAGTCGCTGTTTTGAAGCGGCAAACGAAAACTTTTGATCTTTGAAAACTGAACGAACCAACCAGTACGTCAAGATATTCTTTCAATAAAGAAGGAATTAAAACAAGCACATTCGGTGTGCAAAGAGCTAATCAATCTCAACTTTTATGGAGAGTTTGATCCTGGCTCAGGACGAACGCTGGCGGCGTGCCTAATACATGCAAGTCGAGCGCGGGAAGCAATCGGATCCCCTTCGGGGGTGAAGCTTGTGGAACGAGCGGCGGACGGGTGAGTAACACGTGGGCAACCTGCCTGTAAGACCGGAATAACCCCGGGAAACCGGGGCTAATGCCGGATAACACCTACCTTCACCTGAAGGAAGGTTAAAAGATGGCTTCTCGCTATCACTTACAGATGGGCCCGCGGCGCATTAGCTAGTTGGTGAGGTAATAGCTCACCAAGGCGACGATGCGTAGCCGACCTGAGAGGGTGATCGGCCACACTGGGACTGAGACACGGCCCAGACTCCTACGGGAGGCAGCAGTAGGGAATCTTCCGCAATGGACGAAAGTCTGACGGAGCAACGCCGCGTGAACGATGAAGGTCTTCGGATCGTAAAGTTCTGTTGTTAGGGAAGAACAAGTACCGTACGAATAGAGCGGTACCTTGACGGTACCTAACGAGGAAGCCCCGGCTAACTACGTGCCAGCAGCCGCGGTAATACGTAGGGGGCAAGCGTTGTCCGGAATTATTGGGCGTAAAGCGCGCGCAGGCGGTTTCTTAAGTCTGATGTGAAAGCCCACGGCTCAACCGTGGAGGGTCATTGGAAACTGGGGAACTTGAGGACAGAAGAGGAGAGTGGAATTCCACGTGTAGCGGTGAAATGCGTAGATATGTGGAGGAACACCAGTGGCGAAGGCGACTCTCTGGTCTGTTTCTGACGCTGAGGTGCGAAAGCGTGGGTAGCAAACAGGATTAGATACCCTGGTAGTCCACGCCGTAAACGATGAGTGCTAGGTGTTAGGGGGCTTCCACCCCTTAGTGCTGAAGTTAACGCATTAAGCACTCCGCCTGGGGAGTACGGCCGCAAGGCTGAAACTCAAAGGAATTGACGGGGGCCCGCACAAGCGGTGGAGCATGTGGTTTAATTCGAAGCAACGCGAAGAACCTTACCAGGTCTTGACATCCTTGGACCACCCTAGAGATAGGGTCTTCCCTTCGGGGACCAAGTGACAGGTGGTGCATGGTTGTCGTCAGCTCGTGTCGTGAGATGTTGGGTTAAGTCCCGCAACGAGCGCAACCCCTAATCTTAGTTGCCAGCATTCAGTTGGGCACTCTAAGGTGACTGCCGGTGACAAACCGGAGGAAGGCGGGGATGACGTCAAATCATCATGCCCCTTATGACCTGGGCTACACACGTGCTACAATGGATGGTACAAAGGGCAGCGAAGCCGCGAGGTGTAGCAAATCCCATAAAACCATTCTCAGTTCGGATTGCAGGCTGCAACTCGCCTGCATGAAGCCGGAATCGCTAGTAATCGCGGATCAGCATGCCGCGGTGAATACGTTCCCGGGCCTTGTACACACCGCCCGTCACACCACGAGAGTTGGCAACACCCGAAGTCGGTGAGGTAACCTTTATGGAGCCAGCCGCCGAAGGTGGGGCCAATGATTGGGGTGAAGTCGTAACAAGGTAGCCGTATCGGAAGGTGCGGCTGGATCACCTCCTTTCTAAGGAAACCGGAAAGGCGGAAACGACCGATGGTCGTGGAAGCTGGACCGGACGGAAGACGTACCTGGTTGGTTGTTCAGTTTTGAGAGATCAAAGCATCTTTCAACTGTGAACCTTGAAAACTGGATAAGGAATCAATAGCGTTTTAGACGCTAGTGATGACAAGACATTCAACAGAAACATCGAACGAAACAACGTCTTTTCACGACGATAGTTAAGTGAATAAGGGCGCACGGTGGATGCCTTGGTACTAGGAGCCGATGAAGGACGGGACTAACACCGATATGCTCCGGCGAGCCGTAAGTAGGCTTTGACCCGGAGATTTCCGAATGGGGAAACCCGCTGTTCGTAATGGGACAGCATCCAATACTGAATACATAGGTATCGGACGGCACACCCGGGGAACTGAAACATCTCAGTACCCGGAGGAAGAGAAAGCAAATGCGATTTCCCAAGTAGCGGCGAGCGAAACGGAAACAGCCCAAACCAGAAAGCTTGCTTTCTGGGGTTGTAGGACACTCCATTGGAGTTATCAAGAAGGAAGGTAGATGAATCGGCCTGGAACGGTCAGCCAGAGCAGGTAACAGCCCTGTAGTCGAAACCTTTCTTCCTCCGGAGTGGATCCTGAGTACGGCGGAACACGAGGAATTCCGTCGGAATCCGGGAGGACCATCTCCCAAGGCTAAATACTCCCTAGTAACCGATAGTGAACCAGTACCGTGAGGGAAAGGTGAAAAGCACCCCGGAAGGGGAGTGAAAGAGAACCTGAAACCGTGTGCCTACAAGTAGTCGGAGCCCGTTAATGGGTGACGGCGTGCCTCTTGTAGAATGAACCGGCGAGTTACGACCGTATGCAAGGTTAAGCATAAGAAGCGGAGCCGCAGCGAAAGCGAGTCTGAATAGGGCGCGTGAGTATGCGGTCGTAGACCCGAAACCGTGTGATCTACCCATGTCCAGGATGAAGGTCAGGTAACACTGACTGGAGGTCCGAACCCACGTAAGTTGAAAATTACGGGGATGAGGTGTGGGTAGGGGTGAAATGCCAATCGAACACGGAGATAGCTGGTTCTCTCCGAAATAGCTTTAGGGCTAGCCTCAGAATAGAAAGTCATGGAGGTAGAGCACTGATTGGACGAGGGGCCCCTATCGGGTTACCGAATTCAGTCAAACTCCGAATGCCATAGACTTTGTTCTGGGAGTCAGACCGTGGGTGATAAGGTTCATGGTCGAAAGGGAAACAGCCCAGACCGCCAGCTAAGGTCCCAAAGTGTGTGTTAAGTGGAAAAGGATGTGGAGTTGCTTAGACAACCAGGATGTTGGCTTAGAAGCAGCCATCATTCAAAGAGTGCGTAATAGCTCACTGGTCGAGTGACTCTGCGCCGAAAATATATCGGGGCTAAACACACCACCGAAGCTGCGGATTGATCTTACGATCAGTGGTAGGAGAGCGTTCTAAGGGCCGTGAAGTCAGACCGTAAGGACTGGTGGAGCGCTTAGAAGTGAGAATGCCGGTATGAGTAGCGAAAAAAGAGTGAGAATCTCTTTCACCGAAAGCCTAAGGGTTCCTGAGGAAGGCTCGTCCTCTCAGGGTTAGTCGGGACCTAAGCCGAGGCCGAAAGGCGTAGGCGATGGACAACAGGTTGATATTCCTGTACCACCTCCTTTCCGTTTGAACGACGGGGGGACGCAGGAGGATAAGGAGAGCGCGCCATTGGATGAGCGCGTCCAAGCAGTGAGACGGTCGGATAGGCAAATCCGTCCGGCAACGTCAAGCTGTGATGGGGAGGGAACTAAAGTACCGAAGCTCCTGAGTTCACACTGCCAAGAAAATCCTC
The Halobacillus halophilus DSM 2266 DNA segment above includes these coding regions:
- the lysS gene encoding lysine--tRNA ligase, whose amino-acid sequence is MSEELNEQMRVRRDKLNTYREQGLDPFGDKFERTHLAEDLIEKYDQYNKEELEEKQFPATIAGRIMTKRGKGKAGFTHIQDVSGQIQLYIRKDRIGEEAYEVFNTADLGDIIGVTGVMFKTKVGELSVKADEFHLLTKALRPLPEKFHGLQDVEQRYRQRYLDLITNPGSRDTFITRSKIIQSMRRYLDGLGFLEVETPLMHGIPGGASARPFVTHHNALDMQLYMRIAIELHLKRLIVGGMEKVYEIGRVFRNEGVSTRHNPEFTMLELYEAYADYHDVMSLTENMVAHIAKEVLGSAKVTYNEQEINLEPEWTRLHMVDAIKEYTGVDFFEDMSDDQAKELAKEHNVEIQDSMTFGHIVNEFFEQYVEDKLIQPTFIYGHPIEISPLAKKNPEDPRFTDRFELFIVGREHANAFSELNDPIDQRERFEAQLKEREEGNDEAHMMDEDFLESLEYGLPPTGGLGIGIDRLVMLLTDSPSIRDVLLFPQMRNRES
- the folB gene encoding dihydroneopterin aldolase, with amino-acid sequence MDKIYVNQMEFWGYHGLFPEENKLGQRFYVDAELELDLKPAAETDDMTKSVDYGAIYETCKKVVEGEAHKLVETVAEKLSAELFNQFSPVQGCRLKVYKPDPPIPGHYQSVAIEIYRSRTE
- the hslO gene encoding Hsp33 family molecular chaperone HslO, with the translated sequence MSDYLVRALAFDGQVRAYAVQSTDTVEEARRRQDTWATTSAALGRTLTISSMMGAMLKGEDKITVKVEGDGPAGAIIADTNARGEVRGYIINPHVDFDLNQNGKLDVARAVGTNGTLSVVKDLGMKDHFTGQVPLVSGEISEDFTYYFANSEQVPSAVGAGVLVDTDYSILASGGFVIQMMPGADDATTSEIERRLSEMPAISSLVQEGKSPEEILQTVLGEDKLQILDTMPVQFKCHCSRERVEVAIASLGDEEIQRMIEEDQGAEAKCHFCNEDYQFDVNQLKDLQSQETE
- the cysK gene encoding cysteine synthase A, with product MRIVNNVSELIGQTPMVKLNGSAEEDSADIYLKLEYMNPGSSVKDRIALAMIEEGEKSGDLKEGDTIIEPTSGNTGIGLAMVAAAKGYKSILVMPDTMSQERRNLLRAYGADLVLTPGSEGMKGAIKKAAELQKQHNYFMPQQFNNEANPRIHEKTTGPEIVEQMGDQLDAFVSGIGTGGTITGAGKVLKAHYPDIQIHAIEPEGSPVLSGGDPGPHKIQGIGAGFVPGILNTEIYDEVHQVNTEDSFTAAREAARKDGILGGISSGSAIHVAKQVAKKLGKGKKVVAVIPSNGERYLSTPLYQFEEDES
- the folP gene encoding dihydropteroate synthase; amino-acid sequence: MGYKLKMQNYSYDLSERTIVMGILNVTPDSFSDGGRFNTVEGAVRRATAMEKDGAHIIDIGGESTRPGHEPVSEKEEIERVVPIIQAIHNEVDLPISIDTYKAEVARKAIEAGASIINDVWGAKKEPAIAEVAADYNVPIILMHNRNDRNYTSLIDDMKADLEESIKIAKQAGVKEGNIVLDPGIGFAKAKEENLAVMRNLHQFESMGYPLLLGSSRKSFIGTILDLPKDERMEGTGATICYGIAQGVHIVRVHDVKSIARMTKMMDAMMGKEGYNG
- the folK gene encoding 2-amino-4-hydroxy-6-hydroxymethyldihydropteridine diphosphokinase, producing MNTAYIALGSNISKREEFLENAVASIDDHPEITVVLKSAVYETAPVGYTEQNDFLNMVIQIETSLPPLQLLDHCQAIEKELGRKRVVKWGPRTIDLDILLYNQENMRAERLILPHPHMQDRAFVMVPLAEVNPKVTIPLITKQADEILEDLPAEDVQSMRIWGRI